The window TCGTACAGCAGGTCGTCGGGCGTCGTCTCTACCCACTGCAACTCAGCAACGCCATCACCGGCCCGTAACTCTCCGTCGACGGGCGTCGCCTCGAAACTGACGTAGGGGTTCGGCACCGGGTCGCGGTCGGTCCAGTCGTCCATGTAGAGCAGATGTACCTGTGCGATATCGTCGACACAGGCTTCGATACCGGTCGCCTCTCGTGTCGCTCGCTCGGCGCACTCCCGATAGGATTCGCCGGGGTGGCGACTATCACCGGGGTCGACCCAGCCGTCGGCGCCCTCGTATCGGGCCAGGAGGACGCGGCCATCAGCGTCGCGAACGCGACAGCCGGCGCCGCCGACGACGCCGAAGGTGTCGAACGTCTTCAGAAGGGCGTCGTAGGCGTCCGGTTCGCAGTCGACGCGGCGGCCGACGATGTCTACCTCGCCGTAGTCGGCGGCGAAATCGGCGACGAGGCCATTGACGTGGCGAAGCAGTTCCACGACCACACCTATCCCTTGGCCCCCGACGGCTTGGGCGTTACTCCATC of the Natronomonas halophila genome contains:
- a CDS encoding NUDIX hydrolase, with product MVVELLRHVNGLVADFAADYGEVDIVGRRVDCEPDAYDALLKTFDTFGVVGGAGCRVRDADGRVLLARYEGADGWVDPGDSRHPGESYRECAERATREATGIEACVDDIAQVHLLYMDDWTDRDPVPNPYVSFEATPVDGELRAGDGVAELQWVETTPDDLLYEELAELSLSE